Proteins encoded within one genomic window of Macaca fascicularis isolate 582-1 chromosome 16, T2T-MFA8v1.1:
- the XYLT2 gene encoding xylosyltransferase 2 isoform X1, producing MVASARVQKLVRRYKLAIATALAILLLQGLVVWSFSGLEEDEAGEKGRQRKPRPLDPGEGSKDTDSSAGRRGSAGRRHGRWRGRAESPGVPVAKVVRAVTSRQRASRRVPPAPPPEAPGRQNLSGAAAGEALVGAAGFPPHGDTGSVEGAPQPTDNGFTPKCEIVGKDALSALARASTKQCQQEIANVVCLHQAGSLMPKAVPRHCQLTGKMSPGIQWDDSRAQQPVDGPPVRIAYMLVVHGRAIRQLKRLLKAVYHEQHFFYIHVDKRSDYLHREVVELAQRYDNVQVTPWRMVTIWGGASLLRMYLRSMRDLLEVPGWAWDFFINLSATDYPTRTNEELVAFLSKNRDKNFLKSHGRDNSRIPSHGLSAAGRFIKKQGLDRLFHECDSHMWRLGERQIPAGIVVDGGSDWFVLTRSFVEYVVYTDDLLVAQLRQFYTYTLLPAESFFHTVLENSLACETLVDNNLRVTNWNRKLGCKCQYKHIVDWCGCSPNDFKPQDFLRLQQVSRPTFFARKFESTVNQEVLEILDFHLYGSYPPGTPALKAYWESTYDMADGPSGLSDVMLTAYTAFARLSLHHAATAASPLGTPLCRFEPRGLPSSVHLYFYDDHFQGYLVTQAVQPSAQGPAETLEMWLMPQGSLKLLGRSDQASRLQSLEVGTDWDPKERLFRNFGGLLGPLDEPVAVQRWVRGPNLTATVVWIDPTYVVATSYDITVDTETEVTQYKPPLSRPLRPGPWTVRLLQFWEPLGETRFLVLPLTFNRKLPLRKDDASWLHAGPPHNEYMEQSFQGLSSILNLPQPELTEEAAQRHTQLTGPALEAWTDRELSSFWSVAGLCAIGPSACPSLEPCRLTSWSSLSPDPKSELGPVKADGRLR from the exons ATGGTGGCGAGCGCGCGAGTGCAGAAGCTGGTGCGGCGCTACAAGCTGGCGATTGCCACGGCGCTGGCCATCCTGCTGCTGCAGGGCCTGGTGGTGTGGAGCTTCAGCGGCCTGGAGGAGGACGAGGCGGGCGAG aaaggaagacagaggaaGCCACGGCCACTGGACCCTGGCGAGGGTTCCAAGGACACAGACAGTTCAGCAGGACGACGGGGCAGCGCAGGCAGAAGGCATGGGCGCTGGCGGGGCCGTGCTGAGAGCCCAGGAGTGCCCGTGGCCAAGGTGGTACGGGCAGTAACCAGCCGGCAGAGGGCCAGCCGGCGGGTcccacctgccccacccccagaggCCCCAGGCCGCCAGAACCTGAGTGGGGCAGCAGCTGGGGAGGCGCTGGTAGGGGCAGCCGGCTTCCCACCACACGGAGATACAGGGAGCGTGGAGGGCGCCCCCCAGCCTACGGACAACGGCTTCACCCCCAAGTGCGAGATCGTGGGCAAGGACGCGCTGTCTGCACTGGCCCGGGCCAGCACCAAGCAGTGCCAGCAGGAGATCGCCAATGTGGTGTGCCTGCACCAGGCTGGGAGCCTCATGCCCAAGGCTGTGCCCCGGCACTGTCAGCTGACTG GGAAGATGAGCCCCGGCATCCAGTGGGATGACAGCCGAGCCCAGCAGCCTGTGGATGGCCCCCCGGTGCGAATCGCCTATATGCTGGTGGTTCACGGCCGCGCCATCCGCCAGCTGAAGCGTCTCCTCAAGGCCGTCTATCACGAGCAGCACTTCTTTTACATCCATGTGGACAAG CGTTCCGACTACCTGCACCGGGAGGTGGTGGAGCTGGCCCAGCGCTATGATAATGTGCAGGTGACGCCCTGGCGCATGGTCACCATCTGGGGCGGGGCCAGCCTCCTAAGGATGTACCTGCGGAGCATGCGGGACCTGCTAGAGGtgcctggctgggcctgggacTTCTTCATCAACCTCAGTGCCACTGACTACCCAACCAG GACCAATGAGGAACTGGTGGCATTCCTATCCAAGAACCGGGACAAGAATTTCCTCAAGTCACATGGCCGGGACAACTCCAG GATCCCCAGCCATGGCCTCTCTGCCGCCGGCAGGTTCATCAAGAAACAGGGCCTGGACCGGCTCTTCCATGAGTGTGACTCGCACATGTGGCGCCTGGGTGAGCGGCAGATCCCGGCAGGCATCGTGGTGGATGGCGGTTCTGACTGGTTTGTGCTGACACGCAGCTTTGTGGAGTATGTGGTGTACACAGATGACCTGCTTGTGGCCCAGCTACGCCAGTTCTACACATACACACTGCTCCCAGCAGAG TCCTTCTTCCACACGGTgctggagaacagcctggcctgTGAGACCCTCGTGGACAACAATCTGCGGGTCACCAACTGGAACCGCAAGCTGGGCTGCAAGTGCCAGTACAAGCACATCGTGGACTGGTGCGGCTGCTCCCCCAACGACTTCAAGCCACAGGACTTCCTCCGGCTGCAG CAAGTCTCCAGACCCACCTTCTTCGCCCGGAAGTTCGAGTCGACTGTGAACCAGGAGGTGCTGGAAATCCTGGACTTCCACCTGTACGGCAGCTATCCCCCCGGCACGCCAGCCCTCAAGGCCTACTGGGAGAGCACCTACGACATGGCGGATGGCCCCAGTGGGCTCAGTGATGTCATGCTCACCGCTTACACGGccttcgcccgcctcagcctgcacCATGCCGCCACTGCTGCATCCCCACTGGGCACCCCACTCTGCAG GTTTGAGCCCAGGGGCTTGCCGTCCAGCGTGCACCTGTATTTCTATGACGACCATTTCCAGGGCTACCTGGTGACGCAGGCGGTGCAGCCCTCAGCCCAGGGGCCGGCAGAGACGCTTGAGATGTGGCTGATGCCCCAGGGGTCGCTGAAGCTGTTGGGGCGCAGTGACCAGGCCAGCCGGCTCCAGAGTCTGGAG GTTGGCACTGACTGGGACCCCAAAGAGCGTCTTTTCCGGAACTTTGGGGGGTTATTGGGGCCGCTGGACGAGCCTGTGGCCGTGCAGCGCTGGGTCCGGGGCCCCAACCTCACAGCCACAGTGGTCTGGATCGACCCAACCTATGTGGTGGCCACATCTTATGACATCACAGTAGATACGGAGACCGAGGTCACGCAATACAAGCCCCCACTGAGCCGGCCCCTGCGGCCAGGGCCCTGGACTGTTCGACTCCTTCAGTTCTGGGAACCGCTGGGTGAGACCCGCTTCCTTGTGCTGCCCTTGACCTTCAACCGCAAACTACCTCTCAGGAAAG ATGATGCCAGCTGGCTGCATGCGGGACCCCCCCACAATGAGTACATGGAGCAGAGTTTCCAGGGCCTGAGTAGCATCCTGAACCTGCCTCAGCCGGAGCTCACAGAGGAGGCTGCCCAGCGGCACACACAGCTCACAGGCCCTGCACTCGAGGCCTGGACAGACAGGGAACTGAGCAGCTTCTGGTCTGTGGCCGGACTGTGTGCCATAGGCCCCTCTGCTTGCCCCTCCCTGGAGCCCTGCAGACTGACCAGCTGGAGCTCTCTGTCCCCCGACCCCAAATCAGAGCTGGGACCTGTCAAAGCAGACGGGCGACTCAGGTAG
- the MRPL27 gene encoding large ribosomal subunit protein bL27m isoform X2, translating into MASVVLALRTRTAVTSLLSSTPATALAVRYASKKSGGSSRNLGGKSSGKRLGIKKMEGHYVHAGNIIGTQRHFRWHPGAHVGLGKNKCLYALEEGIVRYTKEVYVPHPRNTEAVDLITRLPKGAVLYKTFVHVVPAKPEGTFKLVAML; encoded by the exons ATGGCGTCTGTGGTGCTGGCGCTGAGGACCCGAACAGCTG TTACATCCTTGCTGAGCTCCACTCCTGCTACAGCTCTTGCTGTCAGATATGCATCCAAGAAGTCGGGTGGTAGCTCCAGAAACCTTGGTGGAAAGTCATCAGGCAAACGCCTAGGCATTAAGAAAATGGAAG GTCACTATGTTCATGCTGGGAACATCATTGGAACACAGCGCCATTTCCGCTGGCACCCAGGTGCCCAT GTGGGTCTTGGGAAGAATAAATGTCTGTATGCCCTGGAAGAGGGGATAGTCCGCTACACTAAGGAGGTCTACGTGCCTCATCCCAGAAACACGGAGGCTGTGGATCTGATCACCAGGCTGCCCAAGGGTGCTGTACTCTACAAGACTTTTGTCCACGTGGTTCCTGCCAAGCCGGAGGGCACCTTCAAACTGGTAGCTATGCTTTGA
- the XYLT2 gene encoding xylosyltransferase 2 isoform X3 → MVASARVQKLVRRYKLAIATALAILLLQGLVVWSFSGLEEDEAGEKGRQRKPRPLDPGEGSKDTDSSAGRRGSAGRRHGRWRGRAESPGVPVAKVVRAVTSRQRASRRVPPAPPPEAPGRQNLSGAAAGEALVGAAGFPPHGDTGSVEGAPQPTDNGFTPKCEIVGKDALSALARASTKQCQQEIANVVCLHQAGSLMPKAVPRHCQLTGKMSPGIQWDDSRAQQPVDGPPVRIAYMLVVHGRAIRQLKRLLKAVYHEQHFFYIHVDKRSDYLHREVVELAQRYDNVQVTPWRMVTIWGGASLLRMYLRSMRDLLEVPGWAWDFFINLSATDYPTRTNEELVAFLSKNRDKNFLKSHGRDNSRIPSHGLSAAGRFIKKQGLDRLFHECDSHMWRLGERQIPAGIVVDGGSDWFVLTRSFVEYVVYTDDLLVAQLRQFYTYTLLPAESFFHTVLENSLACETLVDNNLRVTNWNRKLGCKCQYKHIVDWCGCSPNDFKPQDFLRLQQVSRPTFFARKFESTVNQEVLEILDFHLYGSYPPGTPALKAYWESTYDMADGPSGLSDVMLTAYTAFARLSLHHAATAASPLGTPLCRFEPRGLPSSVHLYFYDDHFQGYLVTQAVQPSAQGPAETLEMWLMPQGSLKLLGRSDQASRLQSLEMMPAGCMRDPPTMSTWSRVSRA, encoded by the exons ATGGTGGCGAGCGCGCGAGTGCAGAAGCTGGTGCGGCGCTACAAGCTGGCGATTGCCACGGCGCTGGCCATCCTGCTGCTGCAGGGCCTGGTGGTGTGGAGCTTCAGCGGCCTGGAGGAGGACGAGGCGGGCGAG aaaggaagacagaggaaGCCACGGCCACTGGACCCTGGCGAGGGTTCCAAGGACACAGACAGTTCAGCAGGACGACGGGGCAGCGCAGGCAGAAGGCATGGGCGCTGGCGGGGCCGTGCTGAGAGCCCAGGAGTGCCCGTGGCCAAGGTGGTACGGGCAGTAACCAGCCGGCAGAGGGCCAGCCGGCGGGTcccacctgccccacccccagaggCCCCAGGCCGCCAGAACCTGAGTGGGGCAGCAGCTGGGGAGGCGCTGGTAGGGGCAGCCGGCTTCCCACCACACGGAGATACAGGGAGCGTGGAGGGCGCCCCCCAGCCTACGGACAACGGCTTCACCCCCAAGTGCGAGATCGTGGGCAAGGACGCGCTGTCTGCACTGGCCCGGGCCAGCACCAAGCAGTGCCAGCAGGAGATCGCCAATGTGGTGTGCCTGCACCAGGCTGGGAGCCTCATGCCCAAGGCTGTGCCCCGGCACTGTCAGCTGACTG GGAAGATGAGCCCCGGCATCCAGTGGGATGACAGCCGAGCCCAGCAGCCTGTGGATGGCCCCCCGGTGCGAATCGCCTATATGCTGGTGGTTCACGGCCGCGCCATCCGCCAGCTGAAGCGTCTCCTCAAGGCCGTCTATCACGAGCAGCACTTCTTTTACATCCATGTGGACAAG CGTTCCGACTACCTGCACCGGGAGGTGGTGGAGCTGGCCCAGCGCTATGATAATGTGCAGGTGACGCCCTGGCGCATGGTCACCATCTGGGGCGGGGCCAGCCTCCTAAGGATGTACCTGCGGAGCATGCGGGACCTGCTAGAGGtgcctggctgggcctgggacTTCTTCATCAACCTCAGTGCCACTGACTACCCAACCAG GACCAATGAGGAACTGGTGGCATTCCTATCCAAGAACCGGGACAAGAATTTCCTCAAGTCACATGGCCGGGACAACTCCAG GATCCCCAGCCATGGCCTCTCTGCCGCCGGCAGGTTCATCAAGAAACAGGGCCTGGACCGGCTCTTCCATGAGTGTGACTCGCACATGTGGCGCCTGGGTGAGCGGCAGATCCCGGCAGGCATCGTGGTGGATGGCGGTTCTGACTGGTTTGTGCTGACACGCAGCTTTGTGGAGTATGTGGTGTACACAGATGACCTGCTTGTGGCCCAGCTACGCCAGTTCTACACATACACACTGCTCCCAGCAGAG TCCTTCTTCCACACGGTgctggagaacagcctggcctgTGAGACCCTCGTGGACAACAATCTGCGGGTCACCAACTGGAACCGCAAGCTGGGCTGCAAGTGCCAGTACAAGCACATCGTGGACTGGTGCGGCTGCTCCCCCAACGACTTCAAGCCACAGGACTTCCTCCGGCTGCAG CAAGTCTCCAGACCCACCTTCTTCGCCCGGAAGTTCGAGTCGACTGTGAACCAGGAGGTGCTGGAAATCCTGGACTTCCACCTGTACGGCAGCTATCCCCCCGGCACGCCAGCCCTCAAGGCCTACTGGGAGAGCACCTACGACATGGCGGATGGCCCCAGTGGGCTCAGTGATGTCATGCTCACCGCTTACACGGccttcgcccgcctcagcctgcacCATGCCGCCACTGCTGCATCCCCACTGGGCACCCCACTCTGCAG GTTTGAGCCCAGGGGCTTGCCGTCCAGCGTGCACCTGTATTTCTATGACGACCATTTCCAGGGCTACCTGGTGACGCAGGCGGTGCAGCCCTCAGCCCAGGGGCCGGCAGAGACGCTTGAGATGTGGCTGATGCCCCAGGGGTCGCTGAAGCTGTTGGGGCGCAGTGACCAGGCCAGCCGGCTCCAGAGTCTGGAG ATGATGCCAGCTGGCTGCATGCGGGACCCCCCCACAATGAGTACATGGAGCAGAGTTTCCAGGGCCTGA
- the XYLT2 gene encoding xylosyltransferase 2 isoform X2 produces MVASARVQKLVRRYKLAIATALAILLLQGLVVWSFSGLEEDEAGEKGRQRKPRPLDPGEGSKDTDSSAGRRGSAGRRHGRWRGRAESPGVPVAKVVRAVTSRQRASRRVPPAPPPEAPGRQNLSGAAAGEALVGAAGFPPHGDTGSVEGAPQPTDNGFTPKCEIVGKDALSALARASTKQCQQEIANVVCLHQAGSLMPKAVPRHCQLTGKMSPGIQWDDSRAQQPVDGPPVRIAYMLVVHGRAIRQLKRLLKAVYHEQHFFYIHVDKRSDYLHREVVELAQRYDNVQVTPWRMVTIWGGASLLRMYLRSMRDLLEVPGWAWDFFINLSATDYPTRTNEELVAFLSKNRDKNFLKSHGRDNSRFIKKQGLDRLFHECDSHMWRLGERQIPAGIVVDGGSDWFVLTRSFVEYVVYTDDLLVAQLRQFYTYTLLPAESFFHTVLENSLACETLVDNNLRVTNWNRKLGCKCQYKHIVDWCGCSPNDFKPQDFLRLQQVSRPTFFARKFESTVNQEVLEILDFHLYGSYPPGTPALKAYWESTYDMADGPSGLSDVMLTAYTAFARLSLHHAATAASPLGTPLCRFEPRGLPSSVHLYFYDDHFQGYLVTQAVQPSAQGPAETLEMWLMPQGSLKLLGRSDQASRLQSLEVGTDWDPKERLFRNFGGLLGPLDEPVAVQRWVRGPNLTATVVWIDPTYVVATSYDITVDTETEVTQYKPPLSRPLRPGPWTVRLLQFWEPLGETRFLVLPLTFNRKLPLRKDDASWLHAGPPHNEYMEQSFQGLSSILNLPQPELTEEAAQRHTQLTGPALEAWTDRELSSFWSVAGLCAIGPSACPSLEPCRLTSWSSLSPDPKSELGPVKADGRLR; encoded by the exons ATGGTGGCGAGCGCGCGAGTGCAGAAGCTGGTGCGGCGCTACAAGCTGGCGATTGCCACGGCGCTGGCCATCCTGCTGCTGCAGGGCCTGGTGGTGTGGAGCTTCAGCGGCCTGGAGGAGGACGAGGCGGGCGAG aaaggaagacagaggaaGCCACGGCCACTGGACCCTGGCGAGGGTTCCAAGGACACAGACAGTTCAGCAGGACGACGGGGCAGCGCAGGCAGAAGGCATGGGCGCTGGCGGGGCCGTGCTGAGAGCCCAGGAGTGCCCGTGGCCAAGGTGGTACGGGCAGTAACCAGCCGGCAGAGGGCCAGCCGGCGGGTcccacctgccccacccccagaggCCCCAGGCCGCCAGAACCTGAGTGGGGCAGCAGCTGGGGAGGCGCTGGTAGGGGCAGCCGGCTTCCCACCACACGGAGATACAGGGAGCGTGGAGGGCGCCCCCCAGCCTACGGACAACGGCTTCACCCCCAAGTGCGAGATCGTGGGCAAGGACGCGCTGTCTGCACTGGCCCGGGCCAGCACCAAGCAGTGCCAGCAGGAGATCGCCAATGTGGTGTGCCTGCACCAGGCTGGGAGCCTCATGCCCAAGGCTGTGCCCCGGCACTGTCAGCTGACTG GGAAGATGAGCCCCGGCATCCAGTGGGATGACAGCCGAGCCCAGCAGCCTGTGGATGGCCCCCCGGTGCGAATCGCCTATATGCTGGTGGTTCACGGCCGCGCCATCCGCCAGCTGAAGCGTCTCCTCAAGGCCGTCTATCACGAGCAGCACTTCTTTTACATCCATGTGGACAAG CGTTCCGACTACCTGCACCGGGAGGTGGTGGAGCTGGCCCAGCGCTATGATAATGTGCAGGTGACGCCCTGGCGCATGGTCACCATCTGGGGCGGGGCCAGCCTCCTAAGGATGTACCTGCGGAGCATGCGGGACCTGCTAGAGGtgcctggctgggcctgggacTTCTTCATCAACCTCAGTGCCACTGACTACCCAACCAG GACCAATGAGGAACTGGTGGCATTCCTATCCAAGAACCGGGACAAGAATTTCCTCAAGTCACATGGCCGGGACAACTCCAG GTTCATCAAGAAACAGGGCCTGGACCGGCTCTTCCATGAGTGTGACTCGCACATGTGGCGCCTGGGTGAGCGGCAGATCCCGGCAGGCATCGTGGTGGATGGCGGTTCTGACTGGTTTGTGCTGACACGCAGCTTTGTGGAGTATGTGGTGTACACAGATGACCTGCTTGTGGCCCAGCTACGCCAGTTCTACACATACACACTGCTCCCAGCAGAG TCCTTCTTCCACACGGTgctggagaacagcctggcctgTGAGACCCTCGTGGACAACAATCTGCGGGTCACCAACTGGAACCGCAAGCTGGGCTGCAAGTGCCAGTACAAGCACATCGTGGACTGGTGCGGCTGCTCCCCCAACGACTTCAAGCCACAGGACTTCCTCCGGCTGCAG CAAGTCTCCAGACCCACCTTCTTCGCCCGGAAGTTCGAGTCGACTGTGAACCAGGAGGTGCTGGAAATCCTGGACTTCCACCTGTACGGCAGCTATCCCCCCGGCACGCCAGCCCTCAAGGCCTACTGGGAGAGCACCTACGACATGGCGGATGGCCCCAGTGGGCTCAGTGATGTCATGCTCACCGCTTACACGGccttcgcccgcctcagcctgcacCATGCCGCCACTGCTGCATCCCCACTGGGCACCCCACTCTGCAG GTTTGAGCCCAGGGGCTTGCCGTCCAGCGTGCACCTGTATTTCTATGACGACCATTTCCAGGGCTACCTGGTGACGCAGGCGGTGCAGCCCTCAGCCCAGGGGCCGGCAGAGACGCTTGAGATGTGGCTGATGCCCCAGGGGTCGCTGAAGCTGTTGGGGCGCAGTGACCAGGCCAGCCGGCTCCAGAGTCTGGAG GTTGGCACTGACTGGGACCCCAAAGAGCGTCTTTTCCGGAACTTTGGGGGGTTATTGGGGCCGCTGGACGAGCCTGTGGCCGTGCAGCGCTGGGTCCGGGGCCCCAACCTCACAGCCACAGTGGTCTGGATCGACCCAACCTATGTGGTGGCCACATCTTATGACATCACAGTAGATACGGAGACCGAGGTCACGCAATACAAGCCCCCACTGAGCCGGCCCCTGCGGCCAGGGCCCTGGACTGTTCGACTCCTTCAGTTCTGGGAACCGCTGGGTGAGACCCGCTTCCTTGTGCTGCCCTTGACCTTCAACCGCAAACTACCTCTCAGGAAAG ATGATGCCAGCTGGCTGCATGCGGGACCCCCCCACAATGAGTACATGGAGCAGAGTTTCCAGGGCCTGAGTAGCATCCTGAACCTGCCTCAGCCGGAGCTCACAGAGGAGGCTGCCCAGCGGCACACACAGCTCACAGGCCCTGCACTCGAGGCCTGGACAGACAGGGAACTGAGCAGCTTCTGGTCTGTGGCCGGACTGTGTGCCATAGGCCCCTCTGCTTGCCCCTCCCTGGAGCCCTGCAGACTGACCAGCTGGAGCTCTCTGTCCCCCGACCCCAAATCAGAGCTGGGACCTGTCAAAGCAGACGGGCGACTCAGGTAG
- the MRPL27 gene encoding large ribosomal subunit protein bL27m isoform X1, whose amino-acid sequence MCWASQVCSGPSMVHEVTSLLSSTPATALAVRYASKKSGGSSRNLGGKSSGKRLGIKKMEGHYVHAGNIIGTQRHFRWHPGAHVGLGKNKCLYALEEGIVRYTKEVYVPHPRNTEAVDLITRLPKGAVLYKTFVHVVPAKPEGTFKLVAML is encoded by the exons ATGTGCTGGGCTTCCCAAGTCTGTTCTGGCCCCTCCATGGTGCATGAGG TTACATCCTTGCTGAGCTCCACTCCTGCTACAGCTCTTGCTGTCAGATATGCATCCAAGAAGTCGGGTGGTAGCTCCAGAAACCTTGGTGGAAAGTCATCAGGCAAACGCCTAGGCATTAAGAAAATGGAAG GTCACTATGTTCATGCTGGGAACATCATTGGAACACAGCGCCATTTCCGCTGGCACCCAGGTGCCCAT GTGGGTCTTGGGAAGAATAAATGTCTGTATGCCCTGGAAGAGGGGATAGTCCGCTACACTAAGGAGGTCTACGTGCCTCATCCCAGAAACACGGAGGCTGTGGATCTGATCACCAGGCTGCCCAAGGGTGCTGTACTCTACAAGACTTTTGTCCACGTGGTTCCTGCCAAGCCGGAGGGCACCTTCAAACTGGTAGCTATGCTTTGA
- the MRPL27 gene encoding large ribosomal subunit protein bL27m isoform X4, whose protein sequence is MASVVLALRTRTAVTSLLSSTPATALAVRYASKKSGGSSRNLGGKSSGKRLGIKKMEGHYVHAGNIIGTQRHFRWHPGAHVKCQRLRGGGRSK, encoded by the exons ATGGCGTCTGTGGTGCTGGCGCTGAGGACCCGAACAGCTG TTACATCCTTGCTGAGCTCCACTCCTGCTACAGCTCTTGCTGTCAGATATGCATCCAAGAAGTCGGGTGGTAGCTCCAGAAACCTTGGTGGAAAGTCATCAGGCAAACGCCTAGGCATTAAGAAAATGGAAG GTCACTATGTTCATGCTGGGAACATCATTGGAACACAGCGCCATTTCCGCTGGCACCCAGGTGCCCAT gtgaaatgCCAGAGACTTAGAGGGGGTGGAAGGAGCAAGTGA
- the XYLT2 gene encoding xylosyltransferase 2 isoform X4 translates to MVASARVQKLVRRYKLAIATALAILLLQGLVVWSFSGLEEDEAGEKGRQRKPRPLDPGEGSKDTDSSAGRRGSAGRRHGRWRGRAESPGVPVAKVVRAVTSRQRASRRVPPAPPPEAPGRQNLSGAAAGEALVGAAGFPPHGDTGSVEGAPQPTDNGFTPKCEIVGKDALSALARASTKQCQQEIANVVCLHQAGSLMPKAVPRHCQLTGKMSPGIQWDDSRAQQPVDGPPVRIAYMLVVHGRAIRQLKRLLKAVYHEQHFFYIHVDKRSDYLHREVVELAQRYDNVQVTPWRMVTIWGGASLLRMYLRSMRDLLEVPGWAWDFFINLSATDYPTRTNEELVAFLSKNRDKNFLKSHGRDNSRFIKKQGLDRLFHECDSHMWRLGERQIPAGIVVDGGSDWFVLTRSFVEYVVYTDDLLVAQLRQFYTYTLLPAESFFHTVLENSLACETLVDNNLRVTNWNRKLGCKCQYKHIVDWCGCSPNDFKPQDFLRLQQVSRPTFFARKFESTVNQEVLEILDFHLYGSYPPGTPALKAYWESTYDMADGPSGLSDVMLTAYTAFARLSLHHAATAASPLGTPLCRFEPRGLPSSVHLYFYDDHFQGYLVTQAVQPSAQGPAETLEMWLMPQGSLKLLGRSDQASRLQSLEMMPAGCMRDPPTMSTWSRVSRA, encoded by the exons ATGGTGGCGAGCGCGCGAGTGCAGAAGCTGGTGCGGCGCTACAAGCTGGCGATTGCCACGGCGCTGGCCATCCTGCTGCTGCAGGGCCTGGTGGTGTGGAGCTTCAGCGGCCTGGAGGAGGACGAGGCGGGCGAG aaaggaagacagaggaaGCCACGGCCACTGGACCCTGGCGAGGGTTCCAAGGACACAGACAGTTCAGCAGGACGACGGGGCAGCGCAGGCAGAAGGCATGGGCGCTGGCGGGGCCGTGCTGAGAGCCCAGGAGTGCCCGTGGCCAAGGTGGTACGGGCAGTAACCAGCCGGCAGAGGGCCAGCCGGCGGGTcccacctgccccacccccagaggCCCCAGGCCGCCAGAACCTGAGTGGGGCAGCAGCTGGGGAGGCGCTGGTAGGGGCAGCCGGCTTCCCACCACACGGAGATACAGGGAGCGTGGAGGGCGCCCCCCAGCCTACGGACAACGGCTTCACCCCCAAGTGCGAGATCGTGGGCAAGGACGCGCTGTCTGCACTGGCCCGGGCCAGCACCAAGCAGTGCCAGCAGGAGATCGCCAATGTGGTGTGCCTGCACCAGGCTGGGAGCCTCATGCCCAAGGCTGTGCCCCGGCACTGTCAGCTGACTG GGAAGATGAGCCCCGGCATCCAGTGGGATGACAGCCGAGCCCAGCAGCCTGTGGATGGCCCCCCGGTGCGAATCGCCTATATGCTGGTGGTTCACGGCCGCGCCATCCGCCAGCTGAAGCGTCTCCTCAAGGCCGTCTATCACGAGCAGCACTTCTTTTACATCCATGTGGACAAG CGTTCCGACTACCTGCACCGGGAGGTGGTGGAGCTGGCCCAGCGCTATGATAATGTGCAGGTGACGCCCTGGCGCATGGTCACCATCTGGGGCGGGGCCAGCCTCCTAAGGATGTACCTGCGGAGCATGCGGGACCTGCTAGAGGtgcctggctgggcctgggacTTCTTCATCAACCTCAGTGCCACTGACTACCCAACCAG GACCAATGAGGAACTGGTGGCATTCCTATCCAAGAACCGGGACAAGAATTTCCTCAAGTCACATGGCCGGGACAACTCCAG GTTCATCAAGAAACAGGGCCTGGACCGGCTCTTCCATGAGTGTGACTCGCACATGTGGCGCCTGGGTGAGCGGCAGATCCCGGCAGGCATCGTGGTGGATGGCGGTTCTGACTGGTTTGTGCTGACACGCAGCTTTGTGGAGTATGTGGTGTACACAGATGACCTGCTTGTGGCCCAGCTACGCCAGTTCTACACATACACACTGCTCCCAGCAGAG TCCTTCTTCCACACGGTgctggagaacagcctggcctgTGAGACCCTCGTGGACAACAATCTGCGGGTCACCAACTGGAACCGCAAGCTGGGCTGCAAGTGCCAGTACAAGCACATCGTGGACTGGTGCGGCTGCTCCCCCAACGACTTCAAGCCACAGGACTTCCTCCGGCTGCAG CAAGTCTCCAGACCCACCTTCTTCGCCCGGAAGTTCGAGTCGACTGTGAACCAGGAGGTGCTGGAAATCCTGGACTTCCACCTGTACGGCAGCTATCCCCCCGGCACGCCAGCCCTCAAGGCCTACTGGGAGAGCACCTACGACATGGCGGATGGCCCCAGTGGGCTCAGTGATGTCATGCTCACCGCTTACACGGccttcgcccgcctcagcctgcacCATGCCGCCACTGCTGCATCCCCACTGGGCACCCCACTCTGCAG GTTTGAGCCCAGGGGCTTGCCGTCCAGCGTGCACCTGTATTTCTATGACGACCATTTCCAGGGCTACCTGGTGACGCAGGCGGTGCAGCCCTCAGCCCAGGGGCCGGCAGAGACGCTTGAGATGTGGCTGATGCCCCAGGGGTCGCTGAAGCTGTTGGGGCGCAGTGACCAGGCCAGCCGGCTCCAGAGTCTGGAG ATGATGCCAGCTGGCTGCATGCGGGACCCCCCCACAATGAGTACATGGAGCAGAGTTTCCAGGGCCTGA
- the MRPL27 gene encoding large ribosomal subunit protein bL27m isoform X3, with protein MCWASQVCSGPSMVHEVTSLLSSTPATALAVRYASKKSGGSSRNLGGKSSGKRLGIKKMEGHYVHAGNIIGTQRHFRWHPGAHVKCQRLRGGGRSK; from the exons ATGTGCTGGGCTTCCCAAGTCTGTTCTGGCCCCTCCATGGTGCATGAGG TTACATCCTTGCTGAGCTCCACTCCTGCTACAGCTCTTGCTGTCAGATATGCATCCAAGAAGTCGGGTGGTAGCTCCAGAAACCTTGGTGGAAAGTCATCAGGCAAACGCCTAGGCATTAAGAAAATGGAAG GTCACTATGTTCATGCTGGGAACATCATTGGAACACAGCGCCATTTCCGCTGGCACCCAGGTGCCCAT gtgaaatgCCAGAGACTTAGAGGGGGTGGAAGGAGCAAGTGA